A stretch of Usitatibacter palustris DNA encodes these proteins:
- a CDS encoding autotransporter assembly complex protein TamA: MRSIGSMRASAGSGIRIAPVELPGGLPVQYSTVSSLERLFVGRLACGAWLFAAGFAMAQAPQPDPPREPAPAATTAPRPAEDPDDDEPTPDETAEARARDREARRQRLEAMSAAARNIVWEAPEELKAIFAKHITLPEVETTEARARSIRPFLREVNRRVPEIAAAEGYFFAKVETRVEGEGEARKLVVSVTPGPRTIVDRVIVEFEGDVSGEGDGREAQRADVTQSWTLPAGRFFRQADWDDAKGRILEKLSERHYAAAKMADSVAIVDAESSKVLLKVILESGPRFTIGPMVVTGLKRYPESLVRRYYTQQPGDAYRQDKVSDFQRILQNTPFFASVVIDIERDPANPSNVPMQVTIVERAPVDIGLSLGYGTDTGVRGEVSYRHRNAFGSALDMQSALGLDRTRQIGYVDFFLPPLTLGGPLGDRIDTKDSFGVLFEHKSNQGLETNRVALAAYRQFKLRPQDDYRVGLVYQFERKQPDNADESIARALAPVGEATWRFVDAVLDPTKGGVLKVRIAAGGKAFLSTQDFVQTYAIYQHWFPLTANDQLLLRGEIGRTFAVSREGIPEDFLFRAGGSRSNRGYAFESLGARDGDAVVGGRYLLTGSVEYVHWFSKQWGGAVFTDIGDAGEEPTGLNANASYGLGARWRTPAGPLAFDLAYAENTRKWRVSFSVSVAF, encoded by the coding sequence ATGCGATCGATCGGCTCGATGCGCGCATCCGCCGGCTCGGGGATTCGCATCGCGCCGGTTGAACTGCCGGGAGGCCTTCCGGTCCAGTATTCAACCGTGTCCTCACTCGAGCGCCTCTTTGTAGGACGACTGGCTTGCGGGGCATGGCTCTTCGCGGCCGGCTTTGCCATGGCGCAAGCGCCGCAGCCCGATCCTCCGCGCGAGCCCGCTCCTGCCGCGACGACCGCGCCGCGGCCCGCGGAAGATCCCGACGACGACGAACCCACGCCCGACGAAACGGCGGAGGCGAGGGCGCGCGATCGCGAAGCGCGCCGCCAGAGGCTCGAAGCGATGAGTGCGGCGGCGCGCAACATCGTGTGGGAGGCGCCCGAGGAGCTGAAGGCGATCTTCGCGAAGCACATCACGCTGCCCGAGGTCGAAACGACGGAGGCGCGCGCGCGATCGATCCGCCCGTTCCTGCGCGAAGTGAACCGGCGCGTGCCCGAGATCGCCGCGGCCGAGGGCTACTTCTTCGCGAAGGTCGAGACGCGCGTCGAAGGCGAGGGCGAAGCGCGCAAGCTCGTCGTGAGCGTGACGCCGGGCCCGCGCACGATCGTCGATCGCGTGATCGTGGAATTCGAAGGCGACGTTTCCGGCGAAGGCGACGGCCGCGAGGCGCAGCGCGCCGACGTGACGCAGTCGTGGACGCTCCCCGCGGGCCGCTTCTTCCGCCAGGCCGACTGGGACGACGCGAAGGGCCGCATCCTCGAGAAACTCTCCGAGCGCCACTACGCCGCGGCGAAGATGGCCGACAGCGTGGCGATCGTCGACGCCGAATCGTCGAAGGTCCTGCTCAAGGTCATCCTCGAGAGCGGCCCGCGCTTCACGATCGGGCCGATGGTCGTCACGGGCCTCAAGCGCTATCCGGAAAGCCTCGTGCGGCGCTACTACACGCAGCAGCCCGGCGACGCCTACCGCCAGGACAAGGTGAGCGATTTCCAGCGCATCCTGCAGAACACGCCGTTCTTCGCGAGCGTCGTGATCGACATCGAGCGCGATCCGGCGAACCCGAGCAACGTCCCGATGCAGGTGACGATCGTCGAGCGCGCGCCCGTCGACATCGGGCTCTCCCTCGGTTACGGCACGGATACCGGCGTGCGCGGCGAAGTCTCGTACCGGCACCGCAATGCCTTCGGCTCGGCGCTCGACATGCAGAGCGCGCTCGGCCTCGACCGCACGCGCCAGATCGGCTACGTGGATTTCTTCCTGCCGCCGCTCACGCTCGGCGGCCCGCTCGGAGATCGCATCGATACGAAGGACAGTTTCGGCGTGCTCTTCGAGCACAAATCCAACCAGGGCCTGGAGACGAACCGGGTCGCGCTTGCCGCATACCGCCAGTTCAAGCTGCGCCCGCAGGACGACTACCGCGTCGGCCTGGTCTACCAGTTCGAACGCAAGCAGCCCGACAACGCCGATGAATCGATCGCGCGCGCGTTGGCGCCGGTGGGCGAAGCGACGTGGCGCTTCGTCGATGCAGTGCTCGATCCGACCAAGGGCGGCGTGCTCAAGGTGCGCATCGCCGCGGGCGGCAAGGCGTTCCTTTCGACGCAGGATTTCGTCCAGACCTATGCGATCTACCAGCACTGGTTTCCCCTCACCGCGAATGACCAGCTGCTCCTGCGCGGGGAAATCGGCCGCACCTTTGCCGTGAGCCGCGAAGGCATTCCCGAGGATTTCCTCTTCCGCGCGGGCGGCTCGCGCTCCAATCGCGGCTACGCCTTCGAAAGCCTCGGCGCGCGCGACGGCGATGCGGTGGTCGGCGGCCGCTACCTGCTCACCGGTTCGGTCGAGTACGTGCACTGGTTCAGCAAGCAGTGGGGTGGCGCCGTCTTCACCGACATCGGCGACGCGGGTGAAGAGCCGACGGGGCTCAACGCGAACGCGAGCTATGGCCTGGGGGCGCGCTGGCGCACGCCGGCCGGTCCGCTCGCCTTCGACCTCGCGTATGCCGAGAACACGCGCAAGTGGCGCGTCTCGTTTTCCGTCTCGGTGGCGTTCTGA
- a CDS encoding ubiquinone biosynthesis accessory factor UbiJ, producing MMEPRPVTAMLNHLLRSTPVAMERLRPFAGRTAEFRVGPFTFAWTVQTTGEVTAAGKEVTRDLEVQLSPFVLPRLARGDESAMRDVSIKGDAQFAQEVSFLAKHLKWDAEEDLSRVVGDAAAHRAVNTAGTAARWAGDAVLRTAQGAAEYWTEERPLIASRVKVEDFKRGVTELRDAIDRLDARIRRLGDSHRAG from the coding sequence ATGATGGAACCGCGTCCCGTCACCGCGATGCTCAATCATTTGCTTCGCTCGACGCCGGTGGCGATGGAGCGGTTGCGTCCGTTCGCGGGCCGCACGGCGGAGTTTCGCGTCGGCCCCTTCACCTTCGCATGGACGGTGCAGACCACGGGCGAAGTGACCGCCGCGGGCAAGGAAGTCACCCGCGACCTCGAGGTGCAGCTCTCGCCCTTCGTGCTTCCGCGCCTGGCGCGCGGCGATGAAAGCGCGATGCGCGACGTCAGCATCAAGGGCGACGCGCAATTCGCCCAGGAAGTGTCCTTCCTCGCGAAGCACCTCAAGTGGGATGCGGAAGAGGATCTCTCGCGCGTCGTGGGCGATGCCGCGGCCCATCGGGCGGTCAATACCGCCGGCACCGCGGCCCGCTGGGCAGGCGACGCCGTGCTGCGCACCGCGCAGGGCGCGGCCGAGTACTGGACCGAGGAGCGCCCGCTCATCGCCTCGCGCGTGAAGGTCGAGGATTTCAAGCGCGGCGTCACGGAGCTTCGCGATGCGATCGATCGGCTCGATGCGCGCATCCGCCGGCTCGGGGATTCGCATCGCGCCGGTTGA
- the ubiE gene encoding bifunctional demethylmenaquinone methyltransferase/2-methoxy-6-polyprenyl-1,4-benzoquinol methylase UbiE translates to MSKTHFGYQEVDEAEKAKKVGDVFKSVAGNYDLMNDLMSMGLHRLWKRFTISMSGVREGSRVLDVASGSGDLALAFAKRAGPTGQVWMTDINGAMLSVGRDKLIDAGIFPPLALCDAEALPFPTDSFDCASVAFGLRNMTHKDRALAEMARVVKPGGRVLVLEFSRPAKPLQGAYDAYSFSILPKIGKYVAKDEAAYRYLAESIRMHPDQETLKAMMEIAGLSRVEYFNLTGGVVALHRGFKT, encoded by the coding sequence ATGAGCAAGACCCACTTCGGCTACCAGGAAGTCGACGAAGCCGAGAAGGCGAAGAAGGTCGGCGACGTCTTCAAGTCGGTCGCGGGCAACTACGACCTCATGAACGACCTGATGTCGATGGGCCTGCACCGCCTGTGGAAGCGCTTCACGATCTCGATGAGCGGTGTCCGCGAAGGCTCGCGCGTGCTCGACGTCGCGTCCGGCAGCGGGGACCTCGCGCTCGCCTTCGCCAAGCGCGCCGGTCCCACGGGCCAGGTGTGGATGACCGACATCAACGGCGCCATGCTTTCGGTGGGGCGCGACAAACTCATCGACGCGGGGATCTTCCCGCCACTGGCCCTCTGCGACGCCGAAGCGCTGCCGTTTCCCACGGATTCCTTCGATTGCGCAAGCGTGGCCTTCGGCCTCCGGAACATGACGCACAAGGACCGCGCGCTCGCGGAGATGGCGCGCGTGGTGAAGCCCGGCGGGCGCGTGCTGGTGCTCGAGTTCTCGCGGCCCGCCAAGCCCCTGCAGGGCGCCTACGACGCCTATTCGTTCTCGATCCTCCCGAAGATCGGCAAATACGTCGCGAAGGATGAGGCGGCCTATCGCTATCTCGCCGAATCGATCCGCATGCATCCCGACCAGGAAACGCTGAAGGCGATGATGGAAATCGCGGGCCTGTCCCGCGTGGAGTACTTCAACCTCACCGGCGGCGTGGTCGCCCTGCATCGGGGCTTCAAGACATGA
- a CDS encoding gamma-butyrobetaine hydroxylase-like domain-containing protein: protein MATPRPTEITLHQQSRRLDIAFDDGQRFELPCEYLRVFSPSAEVRGHGPGQEVLQTGQRNVEISAIEPVGVYAVKLVFSDGHDTGLYSWDYLYDLGARQVSNWKSYLARLDQAGASRDVASPSPPKGKGGCSA from the coding sequence ATGGCCACCCCCCGTCCCACCGAGATCACGCTGCACCAGCAATCGCGCCGCCTCGATATCGCCTTCGATGACGGCCAGCGCTTCGAATTGCCCTGCGAATACCTGCGTGTCTTCAGCCCCTCGGCGGAGGTTCGCGGCCATGGCCCGGGGCAGGAAGTCCTGCAAACCGGGCAGCGCAACGTCGAGATCTCCGCGATCGAGCCCGTGGGTGTCTACGCGGTGAAGCTCGTCTTCAGCGACGGCCACGACACGGGCCTGTATTCCTGGGATTACCTCTACGACCTGGGGGCGCGCCAGGTCTCGAATTGGAAAAGTTACCTCGCGCGCCTCGACCAGGCCGGGGCCTCTCGCGACGTCGCTTCGCCCTCACCGCCCAAGGGCAAGGGCGGCTGCTCCGCATGA
- the phoB gene encoding phosphate regulon transcriptional regulator PhoB — MPASILVVEDERAIQELIAINLEQSGQRAVRADSAEQALELIQTELPDLILLDWMLPGQSGLELARRLRGDARTKALPIIMLTARGEEADKLRGLETGADDYITKPFSLRELQARIKAVLRRRAPEITDDVIEYHGLKLDPASHRVTGRGKDLTMGPTEFRLLHFFLTHPERVYTRTQLLDHVWGDHVFIEERTVDVHIRRLRAALTKSGQQTFVQTIRGSGYRFSKA, encoded by the coding sequence ATGCCTGCCAGCATTCTCGTCGTCGAAGACGAACGCGCGATCCAGGAGCTGATCGCGATCAACCTCGAGCAGTCGGGTCAGCGCGCCGTGCGCGCCGACTCAGCCGAGCAGGCGTTGGAACTCATCCAGACGGAGTTGCCCGACCTCATCCTGCTCGACTGGATGCTTCCCGGGCAAAGCGGCCTCGAGCTCGCGCGCCGCCTGCGCGGCGACGCGCGCACGAAGGCCCTGCCGATCATCATGCTCACCGCCCGCGGCGAGGAAGCCGACAAGCTGCGCGGCCTCGAAACCGGCGCGGACGACTACATCACGAAGCCCTTCTCCCTGCGCGAGCTCCAGGCGCGCATCAAGGCCGTGCTTCGCCGCCGCGCGCCCGAGATCACCGATGACGTGATCGAGTACCACGGCCTCAAGCTCGATCCGGCTTCGCATCGCGTGACCGGCCGCGGCAAGGACCTGACGATGGGTCCGACGGAATTCCGCCTGCTGCACTTCTTCCTCACGCATCCGGAGCGCGTGTACACCCGCACGCAGCTGCTCGACCATGTGTGGGGCGATCACGTGTTCATCGAGGAGCGCACGGTGGACGTGCACATCCGGAGGCTGCGCGCCGCGCTCACGAAGAGCGGGCAGCAGACCTTCGTCCAGACCATCCGCGGCTCGGGATATCGCTTCTCCAAGGCATGA
- the phoR gene encoding phosphate regulon sensor histidine kinase PhoR: protein MNDWLGRLILLAALAGSGGLLVGLIFGGPAAALFLFFTLVGIAALHYRNQERLARWIANPNPDDVPDIAGSWGEIFARLYRHLKLERASQASLTAALSRFRDAAEAMPDGVIVLDAENHIEWLNPAAEKHFNFSLERDRLQPITNLLRQPALLDYIQGEHFGDPMQLKDIGEGERIFSVQLVPYGHQQKLLLSRDITRWERLESMRRDFIANVSHELRTPLTVMKGFLETLTDARESDDRLYRRSMELMTEQAERMQRLVEDLLMLSRLEDSGYPLREEPIDVAALVRSVLMDAEALNRGQHRLHSDMARTWIHGSRDELRSAFSNLLSNAIRYTPPGGEIHVTWKLEDGKPVFAVKDNGEGIAPEHVPRLTERFYRVDRSRSRSTGGTGLGLAIVKHVLQRHQAHLEIDSEPNKGSTFSCVFPAARITPASATKAEITPIRAA, encoded by the coding sequence ATGAACGACTGGCTGGGCCGACTGATCCTCCTGGCCGCACTCGCCGGCTCGGGGGGACTGCTCGTCGGCTTGATCTTCGGCGGCCCGGCGGCCGCGCTCTTCCTGTTCTTCACGCTGGTGGGCATCGCGGCGCTGCACTACCGCAACCAGGAGCGACTCGCGCGCTGGATCGCGAACCCCAATCCCGATGACGTTCCCGATATCGCCGGCAGCTGGGGCGAAATCTTCGCGCGCCTCTATCGCCACCTGAAGCTCGAGCGCGCGAGCCAGGCGAGCCTCACCGCCGCGCTCTCGCGCTTCCGCGACGCGGCCGAGGCCATGCCCGACGGCGTGATCGTCCTCGACGCCGAGAACCACATCGAGTGGCTCAATCCCGCCGCCGAGAAACACTTCAACTTCTCGCTCGAGCGCGATCGCCTGCAGCCGATCACGAACCTGCTGCGCCAGCCGGCGCTGCTCGACTACATCCAGGGCGAACACTTCGGCGACCCGATGCAGTTGAAGGATATCGGCGAGGGCGAGCGCATCTTCTCGGTCCAGCTCGTCCCCTACGGCCACCAGCAAAAGCTGCTGCTCTCGCGCGACATCACGCGCTGGGAACGGCTCGAATCCATGCGCCGCGACTTCATCGCCAACGTCTCGCACGAGCTGCGCACCCCGCTCACCGTGATGAAGGGCTTCCTCGAGACGCTCACCGACGCGCGCGAAAGCGACGACCGGCTCTACCGCCGCTCGATGGAGCTGATGACCGAGCAAGCCGAACGCATGCAGCGCCTGGTCGAGGACCTGCTGATGCTCTCGCGCCTCGAGGATTCGGGCTACCCGCTGCGTGAAGAGCCGATCGACGTTGCGGCACTCGTGCGTTCGGTCCTGATGGACGCCGAGGCCCTGAATCGCGGGCAGCATCGCCTGCATTCGGACATGGCGCGCACCTGGATCCACGGCAGCCGCGACGAGCTGCGCAGTGCCTTCTCGAACCTGCTTTCGAACGCGATCCGCTACACGCCGCCCGGCGGCGAGATCCACGTGACCTGGAAGCTCGAGGACGGCAAACCCGTGTTTGCCGTGAAGGACAACGGCGAGGGCATCGCCCCCGAACACGTGCCGCGCCTCACGGAGCGGTTCTATCGCGTCGACCGCAGCCGCTCGCGCTCCACGGGGGGGACGGGCCTGGGCCTGGCGATCGTGAAGCACGTCCTGCAGCGCCACCAGGCCCATCTCGAGATCGACAGCGAACCGAACAAGGGCAGCACTTTCAGCTGCGTTTTCCCCGCCGCGCGCATCACCCCCGCCTCCGCCACGAAAGCCGAGATCACGCCGATTCGCGCCGCTTGA
- a CDS encoding PTS sugar transporter subunit IIA, producing the protein MVGILLVSHGAFGESLIHCASHVLGKRPLYLRQLGVTIHDDPEAILPVAVDLIRFLDQGQGVLVLTDIYGATPSNIASRILVPGRVEGIAGVNLPMLIRALTYRDSPLATVIEKALSGGVEGVTRMPLPVNA; encoded by the coding sequence ATGGTCGGCATCCTTCTCGTCTCGCACGGGGCTTTCGGCGAGTCCCTCATCCACTGCGCAAGCCACGTCCTGGGCAAGCGTCCCCTCTACCTGCGCCAGCTCGGCGTGACGATCCACGACGACCCGGAGGCGATCCTCCCGGTCGCGGTGGACCTGATCCGCTTCCTCGACCAGGGCCAGGGCGTGCTCGTCCTCACCGACATCTACGGCGCGACCCCTTCGAACATCGCTTCGCGCATCCTCGTGCCTGGGCGAGTCGAGGGCATCGCCGGCGTGAACCTGCCGATGCTGATTCGCGCGCTCACCTACCGCGACTCGCCGCTGGCGACCGTGATCGAGAAGGCGCTGTCGGGCGGCGTGGAAGGCGTGACGCGGATGCCGCTGCCGGTCAACGCATGA
- a CDS encoding HPr family phosphocarrier protein: MIKKNVPVVNKLGLHARASAKLTQTASAFKCGVWLTRNGRRVNAKSIMGVMMLAAGIGSTLEVETDGEDEQAAMDALEKLFADKFGEGS; the protein is encoded by the coding sequence ATGATCAAGAAAAACGTACCCGTCGTGAACAAGCTGGGGCTTCACGCACGCGCCTCCGCCAAGCTCACCCAGACCGCTTCGGCCTTCAAGTGCGGCGTCTGGCTCACGCGCAACGGCCGGCGCGTGAACGCGAAAAGCATCATGGGCGTGATGATGCTCGCCGCGGGCATCGGCTCGACGCTCGAGGTCGAGACCGACGGCGAGGACGAACAGGCCGCGATGGACGCCCTCGAGAAGCTCTTCGCCGACAAGTTCGGGGAAGGCTCCTGA
- the ptsP gene encoding phosphoenolpyruvate--protein phosphotransferase, producing the protein MDARATSASFTIHGIGVSGGIAIGHAHLFLGMATEVDHYEITAADVVREQKRYDRAVKEVRDELKELADSVRHGPAAELAPFVNVHMMLLDDSSFSEAPRELIRERHCNAEWALRMQLDELTAQFDEIDDPYLRERKEDVRQVAERILEALAGTKRRMAVKPTREDTAILVARELTPADVILFKQHHFAAFITDLGGATSHTAIMARSLGIPAIVALHHSRSMIREDELIVVDGTQGVVIVNPDKHVLTEYKLKQNQARLEREKLKRLRSAPAATLDGTVIQLHANIELPSDIEAVRSSGATGVGLFRSEFLFMNRRDLPGEDEQFEAYREVVEGMKGMPVTLRTLDIGADKQLDSEEHRVAVNPALGLRAIRYCLAEPQVFNTQLRAILRASRYGKVMILVPMLSSSAEVTQSLLAVAAAKEQLRDEKVKFDEYIPVGGMIEVPAAAIALPMFIRKLDFISVGTNDLIQYTLAIDRTDDAVAHLYDPLHPAILSLLSSVIRTAHQHEKPVAVCGEMAGDVDLTRLLLGFGLRHFSMHPAHVLSVKQRVLNTSLPDIAPIVARILKTDEPDKTQALLEKLNA; encoded by the coding sequence ATGGACGCGCGCGCCACCTCGGCGAGCTTCACGATCCACGGCATCGGCGTCTCGGGTGGCATCGCCATCGGCCATGCCCACCTCTTCCTCGGCATGGCGACCGAGGTCGATCACTACGAGATCACGGCCGCCGACGTCGTGCGCGAACAGAAACGCTACGACCGCGCGGTGAAGGAGGTGCGCGACGAGCTGAAGGAACTGGCCGATTCCGTGCGCCACGGCCCGGCCGCCGAGCTCGCCCCGTTCGTGAACGTGCACATGATGCTGCTCGACGATTCGTCGTTTTCGGAGGCGCCGCGCGAGCTGATCCGCGAACGCCACTGCAACGCCGAGTGGGCGCTGCGCATGCAGCTGGACGAGCTCACGGCGCAGTTCGACGAGATCGACGATCCGTATCTGCGCGAGCGCAAGGAAGACGTGCGCCAGGTCGCCGAGCGCATCCTCGAGGCACTCGCCGGCACCAAGCGACGCATGGCGGTGAAGCCCACGCGCGAGGACACCGCGATCCTGGTCGCCCGCGAGCTCACGCCCGCCGACGTGATCCTCTTCAAGCAGCACCACTTCGCGGCATTCATCACGGATCTGGGCGGCGCGACCTCGCACACCGCGATCATGGCGCGCTCGCTGGGCATTCCCGCGATCGTGGCACTGCACCACTCGCGCTCGATGATCCGCGAGGACGAGCTCATCGTGGTCGACGGCACCCAGGGCGTGGTGATCGTCAACCCGGACAAGCACGTCCTCACCGAGTACAAGCTCAAGCAGAACCAGGCGCGCCTCGAGCGCGAGAAACTCAAACGCCTGCGCAGCGCGCCGGCGGCCACGCTCGACGGCACCGTGATCCAGCTGCACGCCAACATCGAGCTTCCGTCGGACATCGAAGCCGTGCGCTCGAGTGGCGCCACGGGCGTGGGCCTCTTCCGCAGCGAGTTCCTGTTCATGAACCGCCGCGACCTGCCCGGCGAGGACGAGCAGTTCGAGGCCTATCGCGAGGTCGTCGAGGGCATGAAGGGCATGCCGGTCACGCTCCGTACGCTCGACATCGGCGCCGACAAGCAACTCGACAGCGAGGAACACCGCGTCGCCGTGAATCCGGCGCTGGGCCTGCGCGCGATCCGCTACTGCCTCGCCGAGCCGCAGGTGTTCAACACGCAACTGCGCGCGATCCTGCGCGCCTCGCGCTACGGCAAGGTGATGATCCTCGTCCCGATGCTCTCGTCGTCAGCGGAGGTCACGCAGTCGCTGCTCGCGGTGGCGGCGGCGAAGGAGCAGCTGCGCGACGAGAAGGTCAAGTTCGACGAGTACATCCCCGTGGGCGGCATGATCGAGGTGCCGGCCGCAGCGATCGCGCTGCCGATGTTCATCCGCAAGCTCGACTTCATCTCGGTGGGCACGAACGATTTGATCCAGTACACGCTCGCGATCGACCGCACGGACGACGCGGTCGCGCACCTCTACGATCCGCTGCATCCGGCAATCCTGAGCCTGCTCTCGAGCGTGATCCGCACGGCGCACCAGCACGAGAAGCCGGTGGCGGTGTGCGGGGAGATGGCGGGGGATGTGGATTTGACGCGGCTGTTGCTGGGCTTCGGGCTGCGTCACTTCTCGATGCACCCGGCCCACGTGCTGAGCGTGAAGCAGCGGGTGCTCAATACGAGCCTGCCCGACATCGCGCCGATCGTGGCGCGGATCCTGAAGACCGACGAGCCCGACAAGACCCAGGCGTTGCTCGAGAAGCTCAACGCCTAG